From a single Stackebrandtia endophytica genomic region:
- a CDS encoding ABC transporter permease → MGEEAVVNPIGAAFTWLNDPLNWTNPGGVVDLVVEHMYLSGLAVLLGCLIAWPVGVWLGHTGRGGTVTVTVSNLTRAIPTIALLSIFPLTALGFSTWSVVIPLAVFAVPPLLATAYTGVREADPDARDAAVGMGLSRFQVLTRVELPLAVPHLAGGFRTAAVQVVATATLAALFNGGGLGQIIARGFGKTIAAGAGEILAGGLLVAALALLVEGVLGLAEKYVTPRALRVAAAR, encoded by the coding sequence GTGGGCGAGGAGGCGGTCGTGAACCCTATCGGTGCCGCGTTCACCTGGTTGAACGATCCGTTGAACTGGACCAATCCGGGCGGGGTGGTCGACCTGGTGGTCGAGCACATGTACTTGTCGGGACTGGCCGTCTTGTTGGGCTGTCTGATCGCGTGGCCGGTGGGTGTCTGGCTCGGTCACACCGGTCGCGGCGGTACGGTCACCGTCACGGTGTCCAATTTGACCCGTGCCATCCCCACGATCGCGTTGTTGAGTATCTTTCCGTTGACGGCGTTGGGGTTCAGCACCTGGTCGGTGGTCATCCCGTTGGCGGTGTTCGCGGTTCCCCCGTTGCTGGCCACCGCCTACACCGGGGTGCGCGAGGCCGATCCCGACGCGCGGGATGCGGCGGTCGGCATGGGCCTGTCCCGATTCCAGGTGTTGACCAGAGTGGAGCTGCCGTTGGCGGTTCCCCATCTGGCCGGCGGGTTCCGGACGGCGGCGGTGCAGGTCGTGGCCACGGCCACGTTGGCGGCCTTGTTCAACGGCGGTGGTCTGGGGCAGATCATCGCGCGTGGCTTCGGTAAGACGATCGCAGCGGGTGCCGGTGAGATTCTGGCCGGCGGGTTGTTGGTCGCCGCGTTGGCGTTGTTGGTGGAGGGTGTGCTCGGTCTCGCCGAGAAGTACGTCACTCCACGTGCGCTTCGCGTCGCCGCTGCGCGATAG
- a CDS encoding glycine betaine ABC transporter substrate-binding protein: protein MTPINKKTLTALPVAGLLAFSLAACGSPGSSGTTAPEDVTGDGCEPIAGEELVALVDDKNLQASENIIAAFHAESATDAALAAVNAVSAELTTEWLINLNKQVDVDRDTPAVAAETFLDETGVTEGLSGGSGSLVVGHADWSESETMANIYSGVLEAAGFEVTTQSVGNREAYLTALQEGQFDVMPEYAASLTEFLNPDAGPGTDPVASSDITETLTTVEPWLADAGIVLGEPAEAVDANAYAVTTTFAEEHGISTLSEFAEKCSGKASILGGPAECPDRPYCQLGLEQVYGIQFGQFKSLDIGTLSKQALVTGEITVGTVTSTDGSLAEGVTVPSGPEGDTEEE, encoded by the coding sequence ATGACCCCTATTAATAAGAAGACATTGACAGCACTACCGGTGGCCGGGTTGCTGGCATTCTCGCTGGCCGCCTGCGGGTCGCCGGGTTCGTCGGGAACCACCGCGCCCGAGGACGTCACGGGGGACGGTTGCGAGCCGATCGCGGGGGAGGAACTCGTCGCGCTCGTCGACGACAAGAACCTGCAGGCTTCGGAGAACATCATCGCCGCCTTCCACGCCGAGTCGGCGACGGATGCGGCGTTGGCGGCGGTCAACGCGGTGTCGGCGGAGTTGACGACCGAATGGTTGATCAACCTGAACAAGCAGGTCGACGTCGACCGGGACACCCCGGCGGTGGCGGCGGAGACCTTCCTCGACGAGACCGGTGTCACCGAGGGACTCTCGGGCGGCAGCGGGTCGCTGGTGGTCGGGCATGCCGACTGGTCGGAGAGCGAGACCATGGCCAACATCTACTCCGGGGTGTTGGAGGCGGCGGGCTTCGAGGTGACGACTCAGTCGGTCGGTAACCGCGAGGCGTATCTGACGGCACTCCAAGAGGGACAGTTCGACGTCATGCCCGAGTACGCGGCGTCGCTGACCGAGTTCTTGAACCCCGACGCGGGACCGGGTACCGATCCGGTGGCTTCCAGCGACATCACCGAGACCCTGACGACGGTGGAGCCGTGGTTGGCCGACGCGGGCATCGTGTTGGGTGAGCCGGCCGAGGCGGTCGACGCCAACGCCTATGCGGTGACCACCACCTTCGCCGAGGAGCACGGCATCTCGACCCTGTCGGAGTTCGCGGAGAAGTGCAGTGGCAAGGCCAGCATTCTGGGTGGCCCGGCCGAGTGCCCGGACCGTCCGTACTGCCAGCTGGGGTTGGAGCAGGTTTATGGCATCCAGTTCGGACAGTTCAAGAGCCTGGACATCGGCACGTTGAGCAAGCAGGCGTTGGTGACCGGCGAGATCACGGTGGGAACCGTGACCTCGACCGACGGTTCGCTCGCCGAGGGCGTGACGGTGCCGTCGGGCCCGGAGGGTGACACCGAAGAGGAGTGA
- a CDS encoding S8 family peptidase, which yields MTKTRTRLAAAVGVAATAAIAAATLGAAPAHAEGTVLGADAPNAIAGEYIVVLNDGLSTAGATGVLSAYDGKILQSYDQFNGYFMAMSADEAKALAADPSVAYVEQNGVVEVAATQTGATWGLDRLDQDSLPLDQSYTYPDSAGEGVTAYIIDTGADLDHPEFEGRMTSGRDTVDNDDDAEDCQGHGTHVAGTIGGAEYGVAKNVDMVAVRVLDCNGSGSYDGVIAGIEWVTANAQKPAVANMSLGGGFSQAINDAVAASVDSGVTYAVAAGNENSDACSGSPSSTPEALTVGATDNTDARASFSNYGTCVDIFAPGVDITAAWLDGGENTISGTSMASPHVAGVAALHLGENPDATPADVSAALVDNAVDGAVTNPGTGSPNKLLNIGYLNDGGGDPGEPGEPGEPGDCEAAFTTATPVADGSTVETELAVECETAGTASVSVDITHSYRGDLSITLVSPDGTSYELKTNSIVDSADDVKETYSVDVSGATASGTWTLVVQDHYFGDTGTINGWTMAL from the coding sequence ATGACCAAGACCAGAACACGATTGGCCGCGGCCGTCGGTGTGGCGGCTACCGCCGCCATCGCCGCCGCGACGCTGGGTGCGGCCCCGGCACACGCCGAGGGCACCGTCCTCGGCGCGGACGCACCCAACGCGATCGCAGGCGAGTACATTGTGGTGCTGAACGACGGTCTCTCGACCGCCGGTGCCACCGGGGTTCTCTCCGCGTACGACGGAAAGATCCTTCAGTCGTACGACCAGTTCAACGGCTACTTCATGGCCATGTCGGCCGATGAGGCCAAGGCGTTGGCTGCCGACCCGTCTGTCGCCTATGTGGAGCAGAACGGTGTCGTCGAGGTCGCGGCGACCCAGACCGGCGCGACCTGGGGTCTGGACCGCCTCGACCAGGACTCGCTTCCGTTGGACCAGTCCTACACCTACCCGGACTCCGCCGGTGAAGGTGTGACCGCGTACATCATCGACACCGGTGCCGACCTGGACCACCCGGAGTTCGAAGGCCGGATGACCAGCGGTCGCGACACCGTTGACAACGATGACGACGCCGAGGACTGCCAGGGCCACGGAACCCACGTCGCCGGCACCATCGGTGGCGCTGAGTACGGTGTGGCCAAGAACGTCGACATGGTCGCCGTGCGGGTGCTGGACTGCAACGGTTCCGGCTCCTACGACGGTGTCATCGCCGGTATCGAGTGGGTGACCGCCAACGCTCAGAAGCCCGCCGTGGCCAACATGAGCCTCGGTGGTGGCTTCAGCCAGGCCATCAACGACGCCGTCGCCGCCTCGGTCGACTCGGGTGTCACCTACGCGGTGGCCGCGGGTAACGAGAACTCGGACGCCTGCAGTGGTTCGCCCAGCTCGACTCCGGAGGCGCTGACCGTCGGCGCGACCGACAACACCGACGCGCGTGCCTCGTTCTCGAACTACGGCACCTGCGTCGACATCTTCGCGCCTGGTGTGGACATCACCGCGGCGTGGTTGGACGGTGGCGAGAACACCATCTCGGGCACCTCGATGGCGTCGCCGCACGTTGCCGGCGTTGCCGCCCTGCACCTGGGTGAGAACCCGGACGCGACCCCGGCCGACGTCAGTGCCGCCCTGGTCGACAACGCCGTTGACGGCGCGGTCACCAACCCCGGCACCGGCAGCCCGAACAAGCTGCTGAACATCGGCTACCTGAACGACGGCGGCGGCGACCCGGGTGAGCCCGGCGAGCCGGGTGAGCCGGGCGACTGCGAGGCCGCCTTCACCACCGCCACCCCGGTCGCGGACGGCTCGACCGTCGAGACCGAACTGGCCGTCGAGTGTGAGACCGCCGGCACCGCCTCGGTGTCCGTCGACATCACTCACAGCTACCGTGGTGACCTGAGCATCACCCTGGTTTCCCCTGACGGCACCAGCTACGAGCTGAAGACCAACAGCATCGTCGACAGTGCCGACGACGTCAAGGAGACCTACTCGGTGGACGTCTCCGGCGCGACCGCCAGTGGAACCTGGACCCTGGTTGTTCAGGACCACTACTTCGGTGACACCGGAACGATCAACGGTTGGACCATGGCCCTGTAG